From Aquabacter sp. L1I39, the proteins below share one genomic window:
- a CDS encoding (2Fe-2S)-binding protein — translation MPATVTLTVNGIAHAFALPGDTPLLYVLRNDLALNGPKFGCGLGECGACTVLMDGIATRACVTRLASAEGRQIVTLEGLGTPEAPHPVQAAFIAAQAAQCGYCLNGMIMATVAFLKRTPHPTEAQARAALRHNLCRCGTHVEILKAVLLAAEALAHGEATP, via the coding sequence ATGCCCGCGACCGTGACGCTGACGGTCAACGGCATCGCGCACGCCTTCGCCTTGCCCGGCGACACGCCCCTTCTCTATGTGCTGCGCAACGACCTCGCCCTCAACGGTCCGAAATTCGGCTGCGGCCTCGGCGAGTGCGGGGCCTGCACGGTGCTGATGGATGGCATCGCCACCCGCGCCTGCGTCACCCGCCTGGCCAGTGCGGAAGGCCGTCAGATCGTCACCCTGGAGGGCCTCGGCACGCCTGAGGCGCCCCATCCCGTCCAGGCGGCCTTCATCGCCGCGCAGGCGGCCCAGTGCGGCTATTGCCTCAATGGCATGATCATGGCCACGGTGGCCTTTCTCAAGCGCACGCCCCATCCCACGGAGGCACAGGCGCGCGCGGCACTGCGGCACAATCTGTGCCGGTGCGGCACCCATGTGGAGATCCTGAAAGCGGTGCTCCTGGCGGCGGAAGCCCTCGCGCACGGCGAGGCCACGCCATGA
- a CDS encoding CHAD domain-containing protein — protein sequence MSQSHSPAPASLGPSAAGDIPPPPDAGLALVARIERTFRKLERTLSNGASADGIHDVRKAVKEYRALLRLVDSPQARQARRAAGDAARALSATRDRQAARDALGVLHTSGRLGAPEVDQLLPAIGNDETGSDAAAAGLAGLLQWLGEARALHAGVLDQQILEANLAHGLRRGYARARAGARWDTPEHIHDLRKRVVTHRYQMSFFAKLHGGVGLNRAQKVQDLREVLGTCQDIEALGTVMERVREDDPDAVPPALLSRLAEAGKAQQAHLVRQAKRAHGKLFHRTPKAFLQRLERKWRNAQAQSSAPAEAQASA from the coding sequence ATGAGCCAGAGCCACTCCCCCGCCCCCGCCTCGCTCGGCCCTTCCGCCGCCGGCGACATCCCGCCCCCGCCCGATGCCGGCCTCGCCTTGGTGGCGCGGATCGAGCGCACCTTCCGCAAATTGGAGCGGACCTTGTCGAATGGGGCGAGCGCCGACGGGATCCATGACGTGCGCAAGGCGGTGAAGGAGTATCGCGCCCTCCTGCGGCTGGTGGACAGCCCGCAGGCCCGGCAAGCCCGGCGCGCCGCTGGCGACGCCGCCCGCGCCCTCTCGGCGACGCGCGACCGGCAGGCGGCCCGGGACGCTCTCGGCGTTCTGCACACAAGCGGGCGCCTCGGCGCGCCGGAAGTGGACCAACTCCTACCGGCCATCGGCAATGACGAAACCGGATCCGACGCCGCCGCGGCGGGCCTCGCGGGCCTCCTCCAATGGCTGGGCGAAGCCCGGGCCCTTCATGCGGGGGTGCTTGACCAGCAGATCCTGGAGGCCAATCTCGCCCATGGCTTGCGTCGCGGCTATGCCCGCGCCCGCGCCGGCGCGCGCTGGGACACGCCAGAGCACATCCACGATCTGCGCAAGCGCGTGGTCACGCACCGCTACCAGATGTCCTTCTTCGCCAAGCTCCATGGCGGCGTGGGTCTCAACCGGGCGCAAAAGGTGCAGGATCTGCGGGAAGTGCTCGGCACCTGCCAGGATATCGAGGCGCTCGGCACCGTGATGGAGCGCGTCCGGGAGGACGACCCCGACGCCGTTCCGCCCGCGCTCCTGTCCCGGCTCGCCGAAGCGGGCAAGGCGCAGCAGGCCCATCTGGTGCGGCAGGCAAAGCGGGCCCATGGAAAGCTCTTCCACCGCACGCCCAAGGCCTTTCTCCAGCGCCTGGAGCGCAAGTGGCGCAACGCGCAGGCGCAGTCCAGCGCACCCGCCGAAGCGCAGGCTTCCGCCTGA
- a CDS encoding TonB-dependent receptor translates to MAAPAMAQQANTAGEIDLPTVQVQTDTGGYLATTTGVARLPVPLFDMPQQVNVVTEEVLREQNDTTLEQALRNVSGITFSAGEGGTQGDAPIIRGFSARGDIFRDGIRDTGWYTRDMFNIEAVEVFMGPSSFAFGRGSTGGVINMVSKLPKNATFVEADVTGYSSSGWRATLDANGKVNDNVYARINLMGQNVDTADRNNVNAERWGVAPSVTVNLSDKTTLTASYYYQHESGVPDYGHPYLPAPTLSTSPGNFGQPVGGYYGNGTATSPVPVPRSNWYGVTNGPFKDQVNTDTNMATLYIEHELNEFVTISNGTRYTANDRNVIVTAPRSLGTATNNTTASALTLYPVQAMTIGMQRFNTVTDNTQLTNITDMVAKFQTGIFKHTLNAGMELTKETRDQNRVNLCNPSAAACRTSLYWPSNTSASAGVGGYSSYLPSTNNTDMTDVAFYAGDQIEIGPNWQIMGGVRWDIADTTYNAITNAGVASSLQSSESLFNYRLGVVYSPIKAINFYVTYGTSSNPSAEYGVLSNDTVTLAPESNNTWEAGVKAEVLDGKMVLTGAVFQTTKTNTRVPTDPVAGLPPQVLGGEQQVRGISLGAAGALTDKWDMTVSYTYMQSEIVSVGPSPTLESLATVGKELPNTPPNSFSLWTTYDITPQLTVGGGITYADNTFANTNNTVYVPSYWNFDAMASYQINKNFQLQLNVYNLTNELYYAQYYGGHAVPAAGRYASLTARATF, encoded by the coding sequence ATGGCGGCACCCGCCATGGCCCAGCAGGCCAACACTGCGGGCGAGATCGACCTGCCCACCGTGCAGGTGCAGACGGACACCGGTGGCTATCTGGCGACCACGACGGGCGTGGCGCGCTTGCCGGTCCCCCTCTTCGACATGCCCCAGCAGGTGAACGTGGTCACCGAGGAGGTGCTGCGCGAGCAGAACGACACCACCTTGGAGCAGGCGCTGCGCAACGTGTCCGGCATCACCTTCTCGGCGGGCGAGGGCGGCACCCAGGGCGATGCGCCCATCATTCGCGGCTTCTCCGCCCGTGGTGACATCTTCCGGGACGGCATCCGCGACACCGGCTGGTACACCCGCGACATGTTCAACATCGAGGCGGTGGAGGTCTTCATGGGGCCGTCCTCCTTCGCCTTCGGGCGCGGGTCCACGGGCGGCGTCATCAACATGGTGTCCAAGCTGCCCAAGAACGCCACCTTCGTGGAGGCGGACGTGACCGGTTATTCCAGCTCCGGCTGGCGCGCGACCCTCGATGCCAACGGCAAGGTCAACGACAATGTCTATGCCCGCATCAATCTGATGGGCCAGAATGTCGACACCGCCGACCGCAACAATGTGAATGCGGAGCGCTGGGGCGTCGCGCCGTCGGTCACCGTCAACCTCAGTGACAAGACCACCCTTACCGCCTCCTATTACTATCAGCACGAGAGCGGCGTCCCCGATTACGGCCACCCCTATCTTCCGGCGCCTACGCTGAGCACATCGCCGGGGAATTTCGGCCAGCCGGTGGGTGGCTATTACGGCAACGGGACGGCCACCTCGCCCGTGCCGGTGCCCCGTTCCAACTGGTACGGCGTCACCAATGGCCCCTTCAAGGACCAGGTCAACACCGACACCAACATGGCCACGCTCTATATCGAGCATGAGCTGAACGAGTTCGTCACCATCAGCAACGGCACGCGCTACACCGCCAATGATCGCAACGTGATCGTCACGGCGCCACGCAGCCTGGGCACCGCCACCAACAACACGACCGCGAGTGCGCTCACCCTCTATCCGGTCCAGGCCATGACCATCGGGATGCAGCGCTTCAACACCGTGACCGACAATACCCAGCTTACCAACATCACGGACATGGTGGCCAAGTTCCAGACCGGCATCTTCAAGCACACGCTGAATGCCGGCATGGAGCTGACCAAGGAGACGCGCGACCAGAACCGCGTGAACCTCTGTAACCCCTCGGCAGCGGCTTGCCGGACCAGCCTCTATTGGCCGAGCAACACGTCGGCCAGCGCGGGCGTTGGCGGCTATTCCAGCTACCTGCCTTCCACCAATAATACCGACATGACCGACGTCGCCTTCTATGCCGGCGACCAGATCGAGATCGGCCCCAACTGGCAGATCATGGGCGGCGTGCGCTGGGACATCGCCGACACCACCTATAATGCCATCACCAATGCCGGCGTCGCCTCCAGCCTCCAGAGCAGCGAGAGCCTGTTCAATTATCGTCTCGGCGTGGTCTATTCGCCCATCAAGGCGATCAATTTCTACGTCACCTACGGCACATCCTCGAACCCGTCCGCCGAATATGGCGTGCTGTCCAACGACACCGTCACCCTGGCGCCCGAGAGCAACAACACCTGGGAAGCCGGTGTGAAGGCGGAAGTGCTGGACGGCAAGATGGTGCTCACCGGCGCCGTGTTCCAGACCACAAAGACCAATACCCGCGTGCCCACCGATCCGGTGGCGGGTCTTCCCCCGCAGGTGCTGGGCGGTGAGCAGCAGGTGCGGGGCATTTCGCTCGGCGCGGCTGGCGCCCTCACCGACAAGTGGGACATGACCGTCAGCTACACCTACATGCAGTCGGAGATCGTGTCCGTCGGCCCCTCTCCCACGCTGGAGAGCCTGGCGACCGTCGGCAAGGAACTGCCGAACACCCCGCCCAACTCCTTCTCGTTGTGGACCACCTACGACATCACGCCCCAGCTGACCGTCGGCGGCGGCATCACCTATGCGGACAATACGTTCGCAAACACCAATAATACGGTCTACGTGCCGTCCTATTGGAACTTCGATGCCATGGCCAGCTACCAGATCAACAAGAACTTCCAGCTCCAGCTCAACGTCTACAACCTGACCAATGAGCTGTACTACGCGCAATATTATGGTGGTCATGCGGTTCCGGCGGCGGGGCGCTATGCCTCGCTGACGGCGCGCGCCACCTTCTGA
- a CDS encoding Fe2+-dependent dioxygenase, translated as MMIHIPNVLSREQVARCRQVMDRAAWADGRVTAGFQSSAVKRNLQLPDGGPEAAELGEMVLSALERSPLFMSAVLPRRVLPPMFNRYEEGMTFGSHVDNAIRTLRGTGERMRTDVSTTLFLSDPEEYDGGELVVEDTYGTHAVKLPAGDAIIYPATSLHHVTPVTRGARVASFFWTQSLVRDVTRRALLFDMDMAIIRLNHDVPNHPSAVQLTGVYHNLLRQWSEV; from the coding sequence ATGATGATCCACATTCCCAACGTGCTGAGCCGTGAGCAGGTGGCGCGCTGTCGCCAGGTGATGGACCGGGCCGCCTGGGCTGATGGCCGCGTGACCGCCGGCTTCCAGTCGAGCGCGGTGAAGCGCAACCTCCAGCTCCCCGATGGCGGGCCGGAGGCGGCGGAACTGGGCGAGATGGTGCTCTCCGCGCTGGAGCGCTCGCCGCTCTTCATGTCGGCGGTGCTGCCGCGCCGCGTCCTGCCGCCCATGTTCAACCGCTATGAGGAGGGCATGACCTTCGGGTCCCATGTGGACAATGCCATCCGCACCTTGCGCGGCACCGGCGAGCGCATGCGCACGGATGTCTCCACCACGCTCTTCCTCTCCGACCCGGAGGAGTATGACGGCGGCGAACTGGTGGTGGAGGACACCTATGGCACCCATGCGGTGAAGCTGCCGGCGGGGGACGCCATCATCTATCCGGCCACCTCGCTCCACCATGTGACGCCGGTGACGCGCGGCGCCCGCGTCGCCTCCTTCTTCTGGACCCAGAGCCTGGTGCGGGATGTGACGCGCCGCGCGCTGCTGTTCGACATGGACATGGCCATCATCCGCTTGAACCATGATGTGCCGAACCATCCCTCCGCCGTGCAATTGACCGGCGTCTATCACAACCTGCTGCGCCAATGGTCGGAGGTTTGA
- a CDS encoding site-specific DNA-methyltransferase: MSVVRKGAPVRAPRQSRVKPDTAVDPSSLDRILIGDCIAQMASLPPRSVDVIFADPPYNLQLQGELKRPDESRVDAVDDAWDQFESFAAYDAFTRAWLLAAKRVLKPTGTLWVIGSYHNIFRVGALMQDLEFWILNDVIWRKSNPMPNFRGRRFTNAHETLIWAARDPGAKGYVFNYEALKGGNEDVQVRSDWLIPLCTGHERLKDAQGRKTHPTQKPEALLARVLLAASRPGDVVLDPFLGSGTSAAVAKRLRRHFIGIERDETYAQAAQARIDAVEPLPESALIAPPSAREAPRVAFSALVERGLVAPGLELTDSKGQVRAVVRADGTIALANAQAVGSIHRMGALAQGAEACNGWTFWHVEQEGRRHPIDMLRARLREEMGVRSE; the protein is encoded by the coding sequence ATGAGTGTGGTGCGTAAAGGGGCGCCCGTCCGGGCGCCCCGCCAGTCTCGCGTGAAGCCGGACACTGCCGTTGACCCTTCGAGCCTGGATCGCATCCTCATCGGCGATTGCATCGCGCAGATGGCGAGCCTGCCGCCCCGATCGGTGGACGTGATCTTTGCCGATCCGCCTTACAATCTTCAGCTCCAGGGCGAGCTGAAGCGCCCCGATGAAAGCCGCGTGGATGCGGTGGACGATGCGTGGGACCAATTCGAGAGCTTTGCGGCCTATGATGCTTTTACCCGCGCTTGGCTGCTGGCGGCCAAGCGTGTGCTGAAGCCCACCGGCACGCTGTGGGTGATCGGCTCCTATCACAACATTTTCCGCGTCGGCGCGCTGATGCAGGATCTGGAGTTCTGGATCCTGAACGACGTCATCTGGCGCAAGTCCAATCCCATGCCGAACTTCCGGGGCCGGCGCTTCACCAATGCCCACGAGACACTGATCTGGGCCGCGCGCGATCCCGGCGCCAAGGGCTATGTGTTCAATTACGAGGCCTTGAAGGGGGGCAATGAGGATGTGCAGGTCCGCTCGGACTGGCTGATCCCGCTCTGCACCGGCCATGAGCGCCTCAAGGACGCCCAGGGCCGCAAGACCCATCCCACTCAGAAGCCCGAGGCATTGCTGGCCCGCGTGTTGCTCGCCGCCTCCCGGCCCGGTGACGTCGTGCTCGATCCTTTCCTCGGCTCCGGCACGTCGGCGGCGGTGGCCAAGCGCCTGCGCCGCCACTTCATCGGCATCGAGCGGGACGAGACCTATGCGCAGGCGGCCCAAGCCCGCATCGATGCGGTGGAGCCCCTGCCCGAATCCGCCCTGATCGCCCCGCCCAGCGCCCGCGAGGCGCCCCGCGTCGCCTTCTCCGCTTTGGTGGAGCGCGGGCTCGTGGCGCCGGGCCTGGAGCTTACCGATTCCAAGGGCCAGGTGCGGGCCGTGGTGCGCGCAGATGGTACGATCGCGCTGGCCAATGCCCAGGCTGTGGGGTCCATCCACCGCATGGGTGCCCTCGCCCAGGGGGCGGAGGCCTGCAATGGGTGGACCTTCTGGCATGTGGAGCAGGAAGGCCGCCGCCATCCCATCGACATGCTGCGCGCCCGCCTGCGCGAGGAAATGGGTGTGCGCTCCGAGTGA
- a CDS encoding outer membrane protein translates to MVYGFNRWRSAAMVVLGCATTAMVGVADGHGADLAVQAAPVVKAPLPAAPLSWQGFHIGVVAGAVFSDSSVTPQVAGDFLTNPNLGLYQAQYNNALGGSSTGFTIGGTIGYDWQAPAGNAAAWVFGLEADLSYAGSGTSGTALTASMITPGQFLTKSYSIDGSWFGTARARLGYAAGPTLFYVTGGLAVASSGADVTIRDSMGWYAWTGSTSGTRWGWTLGGGAETRLDAHWSVKAEYLYVNLGSSSFTLNGAASNPIPSYTLNANADYAFSIVRAGLNYRF, encoded by the coding sequence ATGGTCTACGGTTTCAACCGGTGGCGGTCCGCCGCCATGGTCGTTTTGGGTTGCGCGACGACGGCAATGGTCGGCGTGGCGGACGGGCACGGGGCGGACCTGGCGGTGCAGGCTGCGCCCGTCGTGAAGGCGCCGCTCCCGGCCGCACCCCTGTCCTGGCAGGGCTTTCACATAGGTGTGGTGGCCGGCGCCGTCTTCAGCGACAGCTCCGTCACGCCGCAAGTGGCCGGAGACTTTCTCACCAACCCCAATCTCGGCCTCTATCAGGCCCAATATAACAACGCCCTTGGGGGTTCCTCGACCGGCTTCACCATCGGTGGGACCATCGGCTACGACTGGCAGGCCCCTGCGGGAAATGCGGCGGCCTGGGTGTTTGGCCTCGAGGCGGACCTGAGCTATGCCGGGAGCGGCACGAGCGGAACAGCCTTGACCGCGTCCATGATCACGCCGGGTCAATTCCTCACCAAGTCCTACAGCATTGACGGCTCCTGGTTCGGCACAGCGAGGGCCCGCCTTGGCTATGCCGCAGGGCCGACGCTATTCTATGTGACCGGGGGCCTCGCCGTGGCATCCTCGGGCGCCGATGTCACGATCCGGGACAGCATGGGATGGTATGCCTGGACGGGCAGCACATCGGGCACCCGCTGGGGCTGGACGCTCGGCGGTGGCGCCGAGACGCGTCTCGACGCGCATTGGTCCGTGAAGGCCGAATATCTCTATGTGAACCTGGGAAGCAGCAGCTTCACGTTGAATGGGGCTGCAAGCAACCCCATTCCCAGCTACACCCTGAATGCCAACGCGGACTACGCCTTCAGCATCGTGCGCGCCGGCCTCAACTATCGCTTCTAG
- the mutY gene encoding A/G-specific adenine glycosylase translates to MTRAILSPPSTAQKAQPDPAALLAWYDRHRRRLPWRAEEGRTADPYHVFLSEIMLQQTTVKAVGPYFVDFLRRWPRVSDLAAAPLEEVLSAWAGLGYYARARNLHACAKAVVERHGGAFPDDEAALLELPGIGPYTAAAIAAIAFDLPASPVDGNIERVVSRLYAIDTPLPKGKVEIRARAAALVPRRRPGDFAQAMMDLGATICTPKSPACGLCPWMEPCIGRAAGDAARYPVKAPKGEKPHRQGIAFLAVRADGAVLLRTRPDKGLLAKMTEVPSTPWAADVPDPEVHAPLQGRWRRLPGRVDHVFTHFSLTLQILRADFPLGAPAPAGCRWVRPEGFSAEALPSVMQKVLAQKMG, encoded by the coding sequence ATGACGCGCGCCATTCTATCTCCTCCCTCGACCGCACAGAAGGCACAGCCGGACCCTGCCGCCCTGCTGGCCTGGTATGACCGCCACCGCCGGCGCCTGCCCTGGCGCGCCGAGGAAGGGCGGACCGCCGATCCCTATCACGTGTTCCTGTCGGAGATCATGCTCCAGCAGACCACCGTGAAGGCGGTGGGGCCCTATTTCGTGGATTTCCTGCGGCGCTGGCCGCGCGTGTCGGACCTAGCCGCCGCGCCTTTGGAGGAGGTGCTCTCCGCCTGGGCCGGACTTGGCTATTATGCCCGCGCCCGCAACCTACACGCCTGCGCCAAGGCGGTGGTGGAGCGCCATGGCGGCGCCTTTCCCGATGACGAGGCGGCGCTGCTGGAGCTGCCCGGCATCGGCCCCTACACCGCAGCAGCCATCGCTGCCATCGCCTTCGACCTGCCCGCCTCGCCGGTGGATGGCAATATCGAGCGGGTGGTAAGCCGGCTCTATGCCATCGACACCCCCCTGCCCAAGGGCAAGGTGGAAATCCGCGCCCGCGCCGCTGCCCTGGTGCCACGCCGGCGCCCCGGCGATTTCGCCCAGGCCATGATGGATCTCGGTGCCACCATCTGCACGCCGAAGTCCCCGGCTTGCGGCTTGTGTCCCTGGATGGAGCCGTGCATCGGGCGCGCGGCGGGTGATGCGGCCCGCTATCCGGTGAAGGCACCCAAGGGAGAAAAGCCGCACCGGCAAGGCATCGCCTTCCTCGCCGTGCGGGCGGATGGCGCCGTGCTCCTGCGCACCCGGCCGGACAAGGGCCTGTTGGCCAAGATGACCGAGGTGCCCTCCACCCCCTGGGCGGCGGACGTGCCCGATCCCGAGGTCCATGCGCCGCTGCAAGGACGATGGCGGCGGCTGCCCGGCCGTGTGGACCATGTGTTCACGCACTTTTCCCTGACGCTGCAGATCCTGCGGGCCGACTTTCCCCTTGGCGCGCCCGCGCCCGCCGGGTGCCGGTGGGTGCGCCCGGAGGGCTTCTCGGCGGAGGCCCTGCCTTCGGTGATGCAGAAGGTGCTTGCCCAAAAGATGGGATGA
- a CDS encoding DUF721 domain-containing protein: MRKPFGPRPLADLVGPTIADACGRAGFSTVEIVTSWDEIAGPELGPRSMPLKLQWPRDGNQDATLVVRVEGPYAIEMQYAAPQIVERINTYFGWRCVTRIALRQGPVPPRRVPPRPVEPDPALVAQARQEIGTFENEGLAASLARLGALVRGERRKS, translated from the coding sequence ATGAGGAAGCCCTTCGGCCCCAGGCCGTTGGCCGATCTGGTGGGCCCCACCATTGCCGATGCCTGCGGGCGTGCGGGGTTTTCCACTGTCGAGATCGTCACCAGCTGGGACGAGATTGCCGGGCCGGAGCTCGGCCCCCGCTCCATGCCGCTGAAGCTGCAATGGCCGCGCGATGGCAACCAGGACGCCACTTTGGTGGTGCGGGTGGAAGGGCCCTATGCCATCGAGATGCAATATGCCGCGCCACAGATTGTCGAGCGCATCAACACCTATTTCGGCTGGCGCTGCGTGACGCGCATCGCGCTGCGCCAGGGGCCGGTGCCACCCCGCCGTGTGCCGCCCCGCCCGGTGGAGCCCGATCCCGCCCTGGTGGCGCAGGCGCGGCAGGAGATCGGCACGTTCGAGAATGAGGGGCTGGCGGCCTCCCTGGCTCGGCTCGGCGCCCTGGTGCGTGGAGAGCGCCGGAAATCTTGA
- a CDS encoding DsbA family protein, with product MLLHRRRFLKGASQIALFAAVAGPLAHLLGAVAPAQAQTIDQAKLMAPAASPLPTQGLGNPSAPVTIVEYASLTCSHCAAFHAKSFPELKAKYIDTGKVYFILREFPFDPVATAGFMLARCMPQDKYFPMVSSLFDTQKSWAFSSNPAQGLLAVYKQAGMTEADFEKCLTDKELAEKVQASAQYANKELGVDSTPTFFINGKKLSGALSPEDLDKELAPLLQGK from the coding sequence ATGCTGTTGCACCGTCGCCGGTTCCTGAAGGGCGCAAGCCAGATCGCTTTGTTCGCGGCGGTCGCCGGTCCCCTGGCGCATCTCCTGGGCGCGGTCGCTCCCGCCCAGGCGCAGACGATCGATCAGGCCAAGCTGATGGCCCCCGCCGCGAGCCCGCTGCCCACGCAGGGGCTGGGCAATCCATCGGCGCCGGTGACCATCGTGGAATATGCCTCGCTCACCTGCAGCCATTGCGCGGCGTTCCACGCCAAGTCCTTCCCTGAGCTAAAGGCGAAATATATCGATACCGGGAAGGTCTATTTCATCCTGCGCGAATTCCCCTTCGATCCGGTGGCCACCGCCGGCTTCATGCTGGCGCGCTGCATGCCGCAGGACAAGTATTTCCCCATGGTGTCCAGCCTGTTCGACACCCAGAAGAGCTGGGCCTTCAGCTCCAATCCGGCGCAGGGGCTGCTCGCGGTCTACAAGCAGGCCGGCATGACCGAGGCGGACTTCGAGAAGTGTCTCACCGACAAGGAACTGGCGGAGAAGGTCCAGGCCAGCGCCCAATATGCCAATAAGGAGCTGGGCGTGGATTCCACCCCCACCTTCTTCATTAACGGCAAGAAGCTATCGGGCGCGCTCTCGCCCGAGGACCTGGACAAGGAACTGGCGCCGCTCCTGCAGGGCAAGTGA
- the ykgO gene encoding type B 50S ribosomal protein L36, translated as MKIRNSLKSLVGRHRDNRLVRRKGRMYIINKTQKRYKARQG; from the coding sequence ATGAAGATCCGTAACTCTCTCAAGTCGCTCGTCGGTCGTCACCGGGACAACCGCCTGGTCCGTCGCAAGGGCCGCATGTACATCATCAACAAGACCCAGAAGCGCTACAAGGCGCGCCAGGGTTGA
- a CDS encoding tetratricopeptide repeat protein produces MRSSSASPHCPCRPVLGPFRRRLGRAGLAAALVLLAAPATLAQTTGPVPRPGVPEATAPRDGAAPRVRPQRDRRGQLDALFEALKIAPDDESAKAVGNRIDAIFAQSGSASADLLMARAELAAGAKEYDLAVELLNSVLTIAPDHLGALARRATIFYVQDDYADALSDISEVLAREPRHYTALFGLALIMRELGDDKAALAAARRALAINPHLEGAKDMVKELAVTVDGRDI; encoded by the coding sequence ATGCGCTCATCGTCCGCCTCGCCGCATTGCCCCTGCCGCCCCGTTCTGGGCCCGTTCCGTCGTCGGCTCGGGCGGGCCGGCCTTGCCGCCGCTCTTGTTCTCCTGGCCGCGCCTGCCACTCTGGCGCAGACCACAGGTCCCGTTCCCCGGCCCGGCGTCCCGGAGGCGACCGCGCCCCGCGATGGCGCCGCGCCGCGCGTGCGCCCGCAACGGGATCGGCGGGGTCAACTGGATGCCCTGTTCGAGGCCTTGAAGATCGCGCCGGACGACGAGAGCGCAAAGGCGGTGGGCAATCGCATTGATGCCATCTTCGCCCAGTCCGGCAGCGCCAGTGCCGACCTGCTGATGGCCCGCGCCGAGCTGGCGGCGGGAGCCAAGGAATATGACCTGGCCGTGGAACTGCTGAATTCGGTTCTCACCATCGCGCCGGACCATCTGGGCGCGCTCGCCCGCCGTGCCACGATCTTCTATGTCCAGGACGATTATGCCGACGCCCTCTCCGACATCAGCGAGGTGCTGGCCCGCGAGCCGCGCCACTATACGGCGCTGTTCGGGCTTGCGCTGATCATGCGCGAGCTGGGCGATGACAAGGCCGCGCTCGCCGCCGCCCGACGGGCCCTTGCCATCAATCCCCACCTGGAGGGCGCCAAGGATATGGTCAAGGAGCTGGCGGTGACAGTGGACGGGCGGGATATCTAA